A single region of the Saprospiraceae bacterium genome encodes:
- a CDS encoding Gfo/Idh/MocA family oxidoreductase yields MQKTVSRRHFLRTATITAGVFSIVPRHVLGRGYTAPSDRVTLGFIGCGRQSSGLSTRFTTSADTQIVAASDVFTTKLEWFQQRVASLYAEHRDTPNYNGVKTYLEYEEMLERTDIDGIVVATPDHWHAIPSIAAMKSGKDVYCEKPFSHTIQEGRAMVKAADKYGRVLQTGSMQRSNNNFLRACELVRNGYVGKITKVLVNVGDPAVAYDLKAEPMPPNFNWDRWCGPSPVGPYNALLAPTTNDINYWPQWRNYKEYGGGILCDWGAHMFDIAQWGLGMDHTGPVKWIPPQDPKAVRGLKMIYANGVEMVHEDFGRGWGVRFIGNEGSLDISRQYLDSNPENIVSAEIKASDTRLYDSKENHYQDWVSAMKNRTKPICHPEIGHRSASICNIANIAYWLNRPLNWDPAKEKFDDAEANKLRKKKYRKGYKL; encoded by the coding sequence ATGCAAAAAACAGTTTCTCGCCGCCACTTTCTGCGGACGGCCACGATAACAGCGGGCGTGTTTTCCATTGTTCCAAGACATGTATTGGGCAGGGGGTATACGGCACCAAGTGATCGGGTGACCCTTGGGTTCATTGGTTGTGGCCGACAGAGTAGCGGGCTATCCACCAGGTTTACCACCAGTGCTGATACCCAGATTGTAGCGGCCAGTGATGTATTCACTACCAAGTTGGAATGGTTTCAGCAGAGGGTGGCCTCTCTTTATGCCGAACATCGGGATACTCCAAATTACAACGGGGTAAAAACCTATCTGGAATACGAAGAAATGCTAGAGCGAACGGATATCGATGGCATTGTCGTCGCAACACCTGATCATTGGCATGCCATACCATCCATTGCCGCCATGAAATCCGGTAAAGATGTGTATTGCGAAAAGCCTTTCTCTCATACGATACAAGAAGGTCGGGCAATGGTCAAAGCAGCTGATAAATATGGTCGGGTATTGCAGACCGGCAGCATGCAGCGATCGAACAATAACTTCTTGCGTGCTTGCGAATTGGTGCGGAATGGCTATGTCGGCAAGATAACAAAAGTACTCGTTAATGTGGGTGACCCCGCAGTAGCCTATGACCTAAAGGCAGAACCTATGCCACCCAATTTTAATTGGGATCGATGGTGCGGACCTTCTCCCGTTGGTCCATACAACGCCTTGTTAGCGCCTACCACCAATGACATCAACTATTGGCCGCAGTGGCGCAATTACAAAGAATATGGGGGCGGTATTTTATGCGATTGGGGCGCTCATATGTTCGATATTGCTCAATGGGGCCTGGGGATGGATCATACGGGACCCGTAAAATGGATTCCGCCGCAAGACCCCAAAGCTGTCAGAGGGTTAAAAATGATATATGCCAATGGCGTAGAAATGGTACATGAAGACTTTGGCAGGGGCTGGGGCGTCCGTTTCATCGGCAACGAAGGCAGCCTGGATATCAGCCGACAATACCTTGACTCCAATCCGGAAAACATTGTTAGCGCTGAGATCAAAGCCAGCGACACCCGCCTTTATGATTCCAAAGAAAACCATTACCAGGATTGGGTATCGGCTATGAAAAACCGCACCAAACCTATTTGTCATCCTGAAATTGGTCACCGATCTGCTTCCATTTGTAATATCGCCAATATTGCCTACTGGTTGAATCGACCCCTCAATTGGGACCCTGCCAAAGAGAAGTTCGATGATGCGGAAGCTAACAAATTGCGGAAGAAAAAATACCGCAAGGGATATAAATTGTAA